In Setaria italica strain Yugu1 chromosome IX, Setaria_italica_v2.0, whole genome shotgun sequence, the genomic stretch CGGCACCACCGCCAACATCACCGCCGCCAACGACCTCCCGAGCCCCTTCGACAACCTCACCGCGCTCCAGCAGAAGTTCGGCGCCGTCGGCCTCGACGACACCGACCTCGTCGCCCTCTCAGGTAAAAGGAGACCCCAACTCCATCGTCAACCGGTGCCtctcgtcatcatcatcctgcACGAACAGAGATGAGATCGAGATCATGGCGATTTACCTCAGCTCGCTCTCGCTGCTTGCAGGGGCGCACACGTTCGGGCGGGTGCAGTGCCAGTTCGTGACGCCGCGGCTGTACAACTTCAGCGGGACGAACCGGCCGGACCCGACGCTGGACAGGGGGTACCGGGCGTTCCTCTCCCTGCGGTGCCCCAGGGGCGGGGACGGGACGGCGCTCAACGACCTCGACCCGACCACGCCGGACGCCTTCGACAACAGCTACTACACCAACATCGAGGCGCGCCGGGGGACGCTGCAGTCCGACCAGGAGCTGCTGTCGACGCCCGGCGCGCCCACGGCGGCGATCGTCGGCCGGTTCGCCGGCAGTCAGAAGGCGTTCTTCAAGAGCTTCGCGAGGTCCATGATCAACATGGGGAACATCGAGGTGCTGACGGGGAGCCAGGGTGAGGTCAGGAAGAACTGTAGAGTGGTCAATGGAAGCTAGGCGCCCGCGGAGGATGTATACGTACTACTAGTAGCTGTGTAAATGTGGTATGTTCAAGTCAAACTGTGTGAGCAGTTCTGCTGTAATGTATGATATGCCTGCAAACATGTGTGTATAGTTGAGATTTTGATGCAACGATCAATTTGCTTTTTTTCCTATGGAGATTCAATAAAGTGATATCTGCATTTTGATTCAATAAGCTAACTCGCATGATCACAAAATTGGCGCGAAGGGTTAAAACTTGCAAAGTTCGTTCCATTCATCCATTGTCGACCCGAGTTTCACTTGATTGACCGCGGCTTCTGATGAAAATCATGCGGCAAGCCCTACTGCATTTGCTGCGCGTCTCTGGTTTGATACGAGTATATGACTTGGAGGTCAGTAATGACTGATCATACAATGCGTGAACTGCTTTGATTTTATCAGGTTGGTATGAGTTCAGTGAGTAATCTGAACATGATGTAatttttccaagcaatttagaAAAATTCCAACTATGTTATTTGTGTCAACTATATAATTAGTCAAGAAGCTTAATCTACAAATTGTGCTGTCATTAATACCATCACTATTGATCCAAAAATCCCAACAAATTGTGTAAGTGTGTATGTTAGGTTTAATCTCACATTGAAAATTGGCGAAGAAGATTACAACTTAGGGTAGCCTATAGCCTTCGTCTACATATTAGACTAATCTTAATCTTGTAGTTTGAGTTAGGTTCGAAACTTCGTTGCGGTCCGGTAGATTTAGCCCTTAATAGGATGCCATCTCGTAGGTATGACGAGCCGCACAATTAATATTGCAGTGCTGATCCTATGGCTAATtgcatttttattattttacaaAATACAATTATATATGTGTTGAGACACCCCCTGACATGATGGCTAATTATTCCTCTATATGAGTTGCGGTGCCAGGGATTTAGATGTTAGCAGCTTTCTACGCTGATGCACTATGTAGCCTCCTCGAGTTAGCTCTGGGCATGACGATGGTCTCTTATTACTTTCGTCTTAAGTTAACCATAGCACAGCCTACGAATTTCAAATTGATTTCTTTTTTAGGCAAAATTCAAATTGATTTCCAGAAAACATCAATCACATGGAAGCCATAGCAAGAGTGTATCGAGCAAATCCGCGCCATCCGCAGATTGCTAATGGAACCTACTCCGAATATCGGTACATGTGACGGCAGATCCGATCGGCGCGCCTGAGAGCATGTTTGGTTACATGGCTTAGATCTAGCCTAGTTAAGATTTAGCCATGGCCAAATAGGACCAGGCTGCATTAGTACATGGTCTTCATGTTTGATTTGGTGGCTTAGGCCGGCCTGTCCTTGTAAGCTTTGGTTACCTGGTTTGCACTGTGTGTGGTCACCTcctcttcgttcttggtgagtGTAACTCGGTCAGCCGCTCACACCATTCAGCGTGCAGCTTCAACTCATGCTCGCCACGcactcctcctccatctcctcagAGCACGTGGCAAGTACCGCCTCATGCTAGGCAACTATCCCTGGCCCTCGTGCCGGCCAGCGTGCTCAGCGAGAACGACGGCAATACGGCACCATCTAGCGCCTCCTACATCACAACTTCCTCGCGAAACACTGCACCCGTCGCCTGAAGCTGTTCGTGCCCGCGTGTTGCTGGATGTGCTGTTTCCTAGTCCAATTTCCTCACGTTGCTTCAGTTTCCCCATCGAATTTTCCTTCTCCGATCCAATTTAATTAATCCAATTTgatatgaagcaaaaaaaattgcCCTCTGATCCAATTTACCCAATCCAATTTCTACAGTCCAGTTTCATCCATCCGATTCCAGTTTTCCCGGTCCAAATTCTCTGATCCAATTTCATCCATCCGATTTGCTCCTGTATCCATCGGGTTGGTCCAAACATGCTTCTCCGGCCATCCGCAACGAGTAGAGGAATGACCGCGAGTCAGAATCAATCAGCAGCACGGACGGAAAGATGCAAATTTGGAGAGGTGGTGGAGGTCAACGGAGCACCTCGGTGACAGTGGTGTCGAGGAGCGTCGGGCGTCATGAGCGATCAAGCACCTTGGCGGATGGCGGCATCAGGAGCACCCGCTGCCGTGCTTGATGGACCTGCCCTGCTATCGCTCAACGGTGAGAGCGCGGAGAGGTGAAGGGAATCGCCGCGGTGTGTGTACAGGCGCTCCGCTTAGCCCGGCTTAGCTACTACGGGCGTACTAGTGGCCGACTTTGGTGCTCTGCTGATCTGACTATATACTCTGGACATGCAACCAAACAATCACAAGCTACGTTAGACTAAGCAGATTTTATAGATGTTTGGTTGCCTGTATCAGCCCTCAGCTAGGCTCTACCGGTGCAAGATTTCCTGTTTGTTTGGTTTGCGTATCTGCTCGGTCAGGCTCCGCTCGTGTAAGATTCCCTCCGTAACTAGGCTTTGCCGTTTTTGCCGGACCAGGCTCGCGTGGTGCAGGTAATTAGCCATCTAATGATGTTATTACTACATTATTAGCACATATTAAATGATATTAACATATTTCGATTAATATTAAGGAGTAATAAGATAAACTAAGAGCTATAAGATAATAGTTTCTTCGTAATAAATGTCATTACGatgattatttatatatttttatctCATGCAATCCGTCCTCGTCCGAGCAACCAAACAGCTTCTCGGGAGAGCCTGATCCGTGCGAGAAGGCAACCAAATATTATGCTCCTGCATGCAATGGGCCTAGCTCGGGAGAGCTAGGCTTTGGTGCGAGCTAGGCTAGACTCCTTCAGacaaccaaacaggaccttagggttcctttggtagggctccaaTTCCGATTTCTGCTGCGGCTTCAGCCGTACCAAACAGTTCGATAAAATCGGTTTCACCACGGGAACACTTGAGGAGTCGGAGTTTTATACggagaagtaaaaaaaaaatcattttaggAGGAGTAGGAACCCTGCGAAAGGAGACCTTGACCAGCAAACAAACACAACCTGAAATTACCCCAACCAGGCAACCAACACGCACGCCACGAGCCGGATTCAAACGATTTCAAAAGGGCGACCCCACCGCCGGGGTCCACGGCTCCCGTTTCCGCCCGCGCCACACGCCAtggcctcctccccgccgcgcggccagcccgccaccgccgccccgccggcgcccgcggccacCACGTCCCCGCAGGTGCCCGCCGCCTCCCACCCGCTCCCCCGCGCgttcctcgcctcctcctccccacgcgccgcggcggcggcaccaccgGTGCCCCCGCTCTTCACCGGCCGCCCGCTAAACCCTAGCGCTCCAGGCcacgcctcctccgcgccccaCGGCATCCTCTACCCCGTCACGAAACCCATCTCCACCTCCGCGGCCGCGCAGCTCCGCCGCGTTCCCCCCATGGCCGTCGGGTACCCCCGCGCCCACCCCGTCGCCGTCCCCATcgcgcagccgccgcagccCCTGGTGCACTCGCAGCCCCGTTCATTCGCGGCCGTTCCTCGGGCTCTGGTGGCGGGCGTGGTGGCGCGTCCCGAGCAACAACCTCCGCGAGGAGTTCCAATAGCTCCGCAGCCCAAGGTtcgtgatttttttttgttgtgagTTCTGAATGGAAGGGGAATTGGACTGAAGCTCGAACCGTTCATCGATTCTCTAACGCTTTGGTCATTTTTCAGTTAAATGTTTGTCTTTTGTCTTGGTTGTCCTGTAAATTTTAAATATTAAGTCTGGTTGTGCGCATTGCTAGGGCCAGATAGGCAGGATTAAGCGTTTAATTAATTATCTGGCATGCTAAGGTGGAAATACTGTGATTTATGGTAACTTGAGTGGTTAGACATTGGGAATTCAGCCCTAGTAAATTGCTGGTGGGAATAGAGCACAGTACATGTTGTTAAAGCATGTTAATTGTTTTTAGATGGTACTAATCTGTTTCGGGTATGGTTTTGGTTAGGATGTATTAATTTTGGAGCTCCCTTGAATATTAATATTGTTTTTGTACGCTTGTATTGGAACTTCTTAGGTTAATCCAGTCCCCCCTGGTGCTCCATCTAGTGAGCAGGTCAACCCAAAGGACAGGTATACAACAAAACAACAATAatgtatatgtttttttttcttttggaatgAAAATTTCTTACATCACAATTTTTCATTTGTCTTCACTTCTGGGAAAGGAGCAGAGAAGACACTACGACTGTGGTGATTAATGACCGCAAAGTAAGTGCTTAATAGTTTACATTTTCTTTTGCACTCACTTAGCCCAGTGGCGAATCTAGGATTTTAGGTCAAGGTATGCATCCAAAAAAATGATACACAATTCGGTAAATCCATTTACCAATTCGGTAATAAGGTTTAAATTCATGGATAAAGTAGAAACCATATCCATTAAATACAATATAAATAGTTTCAAAGCCAAACTGATAATTGAAATATATGCATAGAGTACCAGAGACTTACAACGTTACTATAATGACGTTTTTATTCGACGCTTCCGAAGGGACATAAA encodes the following:
- the LOC101774611 gene encoding formin-like protein 6 isoform X2, yielding MASSPPRGQPATAAPPAPAATTSPQVPAASHPLPRAFLASSSPRAAAAAPPVPPLFTGRPLNPSAPGHASSAPHGILYPVTKPISTSAAAQLRRVPPMAVGYPRAHPVAVPIAQPPQPLVHSQPRSFAAVPRALVAGVVARPEQQPPRGVPIAPQPKVNPVPPGAPSSEQVNPKDREDTTTVVINDRKVNLLDSESGSLYALCRSWVRNGVPHESQPSFGNGEPILPRPLPASVVDSRISDKENNDAADVGSDEEPQKNADGEYNTSDLLKQHVKRAKRIRAGLQKERLRRIERYKQRLALLL
- the LOC101763664 gene encoding peroxidase A2; protein product: MAPSRRGRMSCSPHQLVVVLLSAAAALGFGVRAGAAQLCGEYYDRTCPDVHRIVRRVLKKAHEADARIYASLTRLHFHDCFVQGCDGSILLDNSSSIVSEKFAAPNNNSARGYPVVDAVKAALEEACPGVVSCADILAIAAKISVELSGGPRWRVPLGRRDGTTANITAANDLPSPFDNLTALQQKFGAVGLDDTDLVALSGAHTFGRVQCQFVTPRLYNFSGTNRPDPTLDRGYRAFLSLRCPRGGDGTALNDLDPTTPDAFDNSYYTNIEARRGTLQSDQELLSTPGAPTAAIVGRFAGSQKAFFKSFARSMINMGNIEVLTGSQGEVRKNCRVVNGS
- the LOC101774611 gene encoding mucin-7 isoform X1, translating into MASSPPRGQPATAAPPAPAATTSPQVPAASHPLPRAFLASSSPRAAAAAPPVPPLFTGRPLNPSAPGHASSAPHGILYPVTKPISTSAAAQLRRVPPMAVGYPRAHPVAVPIAQPPQPLVHSQPRSFAAVPRALVAGVVARPEQQPPRGVPIAPQPKVNPVPPGAPSSEQVNPKDRSREDTTTVVINDRKVNLLDSESGSLYALCRSWVRNGVPHESQPSFGNGEPILPRPLPASVVDSRISDKENNDAADVGSDEEPQKNADGEYNTSDLLKQHVKRAKRIRAGLQKERLRRIERYKQRLALLL